The window CTTCCGCAACCATGGAGTCCCCTACGACGAGGCCACCATCAAGGGCTTCGCCGGCCGGCCCGGCAGAGAGGCGCTCCACGACCACCTCCCGCGCTTCCCCGGCCACACCGCGGACGAACTCTTCGCGGAAGCCCTCGGTTACACGACGCTCCCCGACATGCCTCCCGTCAAAGCCGTACCCGGAGCCCTGGAACTGGTCGTCCGGCTGAAGGGGTTGGGGGTGCCGCTCGGCCTGGTCACCTCGGGCACACGGGAGTACGCCCGGCACGAGCTCGGTGCGGTGGGGGCGTTGGGCTTCTTCGATGTGCTGGTCACGTCGGACGATGTGAGCCGGGGCAAGCCGGATCCGGAGGGATGCCTCAAGTGCTGTGCGGCGCTGGGCGTCGAGCCCTCCACCGTCGTGGTGTTCGAGGACGCCCCGGCCGGGGTGGCGGCGGCGAAGAGCGCGGGCGCCGACTGTGTGGCGATCACCTCCACCCAGTCGCCCGAGGCGCTGGCGGCGGCGGATCTGATCGTCCCGGATCTCACCGGTGTGTCCTGGCCGCCGCAGATCTCGTCCTCCTCGGAGGGCTGAGCCGTGGCGATTCTGGAAGTGGTCGTCACCAGTGCCGAGGAGGCCCTCGTGGCCGTCGCGGGCGGCGCCGACCGGCTGGAGCTGGCGGCGGACATGGAAGCCGACGGTATGACCCCCTCGCTCGCGGAGTTCGTCCGCACCCGGGAGGCCGTCGGCGTTCCGCTGCGCGTCATGCTGCGCGACAAGGGCGGCTTCCAGGCCGCCGACCTCGACGAACTCCGCGCCGAAGCAGCGGCGTTGAGGGCGGCCGGCGCCGAGGAGTTCGTGCTCGGATTCCTCAACCCCGACGGTGCGCCGGACCTGCCCGCGGTCCGCGCCGTGCTCGACGCGGTTGACGGCTGCCGCTGGACGTTCCACCGGGCCGTGGACCACGCGGCCGACCGGACCGCGGTCCGGCGGGCCATCGAGGGGCTGCCCGGCCTCGACACCGTCCTGTCCGCGGGCAGCGCCACCGGTGTCGCGGCGGGCCTGGACACCCTGCTCGCGGAGGCGGACCGACAGGGCGAGCCGGGCTACACCATGGCCGTCATGGCCGGCGGAGGGCTCACCGCGGAGCATGTCCCCGCGCTGCGCGCCCGCGGTGTCGACGCCTTCCACGTCGGTACGTCGGTCCGCCGCCGGGGCTGGGACAGTCCCGTCGACCCGGCCGCCGTACGCCGATGGCAGCGCGTCATCGAGGCGGCGCGGAACGACGCGGGCTGACATGGCGGCCGAGTGCGTGTTCTGCGACATCGTGGCGGGCCGGCTCCATGCGGAGATCCTCTTCGAGGACGAGCGGACCGTCGCCTTTCTCGACAACACCGCGGTGATGGAGGGCCACACCCTCGTCATCCCCAAGCAGCACGCGGCCGACATCTGGGCGGTCTCCGAGGACGACGCGGCGGCCGTGATGCGTACGGTCCACCGCATGGCCGCGGTCCTCGACGGCGTCCTCGAGCCGGACGGCATGACCCTGTTCCAGGCGAACCGGCCCGCGGGCTGGCAGGACGTGTTCCATCTCCACGTCCACCTGGTGCCGCGGCTGGACTCCGACCATCTGCACCGCCCCTGGTACGTGGACCGCGCCGACCCGGCCGCCCTGGCGAGGACCCGCCACCGCATCCTCGCCCCCTGAAACGAGCCTGGAGTACCGCATGCACTACCTCCATCGAGCGGCCTCGAACCGCCCCTACTTCAGCGCGGACGCGGAGACCTACCTCAGTCCGACGCCACTGCGGAAGATCGAGAAAACACGGCCGCTGCGCGTGCTCTCCGAAGAGGACTTCGCGTTCTGGCAGACGTACGGCTATGTCGTCGTCCGCGAGGCGATATCCCCCGCGGCCGCGCAGCGCCTGCTGGAGTTCGCCTGGGACTTCCAGGGACTCGACCCCGACCGCCCCGAAACCTGGTACGAGGAACGGGAGTTCCGCTCCGACCTCGACCGCGACCTGTACGTCTACGGCTTCGTGGAGGCGTACCACCACCAGCTCATCTGGGACAGCCGCCAGACCCAGCGGGTCCACGACGCGTTCGTCGACGTCTGGGACTGCGAGGAGCTGTGGGTCACGCTGGACCGGCTCAACCTCAACCCGCCCAACATCAAGAACCGTTCGCGCTCCCTGATCGAACCCACCGACGAGGGTTTCGACATCGAGCTGCACTGGGACGTGGACACCACCCTCGAGGTGCTGCCGCAGCGCGTCCAGGGCATCATCGCGCTCAACGACACCGCGCCCGAACTGGGCGGCTTCCAGTGCGTGCCGGAGCTGTTCCGGCAGTTCGACCAGTGGCGGGTCGCCCAGCCGGCGGCCCGCGATCCCATCCGGCCCGCGATCGACCGCAGGGACTTCCCGCTGGTCCGGCCCGACCTGCGCGCCGGTGACCTGCTGATCTTCAACGGGCTGCTGGCGCACGGCGTGGCGCCCAACTCCGGCGGCTCGGTCCGCGCGGTCCAGTACCTGTCGATGATGCCCGCACTGGAGGAACACGAGGAGCTGAAGCGCTCGCGCGTCGACTCCTGGCGCACCCTCAGCACACCGGACTGGAACGGGACGTTGCTCGGAGACGCGGTGCGGCACGAGTCGCTCCGGTACGGCGCCGCGACCCTGAACAGCCTCGGCCGGAAAGTCCTGGGCCTGGACTCCTGGGGCGCACGGTGAACCCGCGCGGTGTCTGCCTGGTCCTCCCCACCAACCGGGCGTGTTCCCCCATGATCTCCGCCATCGGCCAGGAGGCGAACCATGCGGCCCGTCACTTCGACGTCGACGTCCACCTGCTGATCCTCGACTCCTGCGACGAGCGCACCTACGCCGAGCACGCCCGAGTCGTGGCCGGGCTGGACCCGGCGCCGAACGTGACCGTCCACCATCTCGACGAGGCCCGCCAGCGGGACTTCCTGCGGACCGTGATCGACCGGGCCCGGCTCCCGAAGCCGGACCTGATGCTCGACCTGATGCTCCCGGCCGACGTCTCCTACGGAGCCTGCACCAACCGCGCCTTCCTGATCGCCGCCGCGCTCGGCTGCCGCTCGGTGCACCGCCGGGACTCGGACGCCAACTACCAGGCCTGGAAGGGCAGTCAGGCCTTCCCCGTACACCCTGAGCTGACCTCGCTGGGAAAGCGCGCTGCCGAGGCATCGGCCGGAGTCTCGGAGACGGACCTCGATCCCGCGTACACCGATCGCCCGGTCTCGATGGTGGGCGGCTCCTTCATCGGTGAACCGTCCGTGGACCTCGGTGAGATGCGGCGACTGGACGCTGCGGTCCACGACAACGTAGTCAGCCTGTGGGCGCCCGGCCACTGGTCGGACGAGCAGAAGCGACAGCTGGTCGAGGAGTCCTTCACCGGAGCGGGCACCGCCCCGTACACCGGGGACCACTCGACGCTCACCCTGGTCGACCCCATGCGGGTGGACATGTGCAACATCGCCTTCGACAGCAGGGTGTACGAGCGGCTGCCGCTGCCACCCGCCCGGAACACCATCGGCAGCGACTACTTCCTCATCCACCTGGTCCACGACGCCACCCTCCCCGGCGTCCTGCACAACCGCCACATCGAGAACTTCCACACCCCGGAACGCCGCGCGGACGCCGGGTTCATGGCCTACCAGACCCGGTTCGTGAAGTTCCTGCTGTCGATGCTCTACTTCCACTTCGTCTACGACCGGATGGCCGCGGCCGGCGCCTCGCTCCTCGACGACCGGCAACAGGTCCGTGCCGAGGCAGTCGCCGAACTCCTGTGGGAGAGCACCGAGTTGGACCGCGCCGAGAACGAATGGCGCCTGGAGCGCGTGGACAGCGCGTACCGCAAGCTGGGGGGCAGATATGCGCGGTTCGCCGAGGCGCTCGCGCCGCGTCGTGCGCGGCTGCTCGACGAGGCCCGGCAGGACATCGAGGACTTCGCGCTGCTGGCCGAGGCCTGGGGCCCGCTGGTGCGGGCGAGCCGGGACACCGGAGTGGTCACGTGAGTGGGCGGCTGAGCCCGCGGCTGCGCGCGGCACTGGCCGCCGCCGCGGAGGACCGCATCGTGTTCGACCTCGACGGCATCGCGGCCCAATACGACGAGCTGGTCCGGGAGTTGCCCGGCCTCGACGTCCGCTTCGCCGTCAAGGCCTGCCCGCTCGACGAAGTGCTGACCCGCCTCGCGGACCAGGGCGCCGGCTTCGACGCGGCGAGCCCCGGCGAGATCGCACTGGCGCTGCGGACCGGCGTACCGGTGGACCGGATCCACTACGGCAACACCGTCAAGTCCGACACCGACATCGCCGAGGCCCACCGGCTCGGCATCCGGGACTTCGCGACCGACAGCATCGAGGACGTCGCCGCGATCGCCGCCCACGCCCCCGGTTCCCGGGTGTTCTGCAGGCTCGCCACCAGCGGAGAAGGGGCGCTGTGGGGGCTGAGCCGGAAGTTCGGCTGCTCGGGGGAGGACGCCGTACGGGTGCTGGAGGCGGCACGGGCGGCGGGCCTGACTCCGGCCGGTCTGTCCCTCCATGTCGGCTCCCAGCAGATGACCACCCGGGCCTGGCGGCAGGCCTTCGACTCGCTGGCCGAGGTGCTGGAGGCGCTGCACCGGCGCGGGATCGTGCCGGACCACGTCAATCTCGGCGGCGGCCTGCCCGCGCTCGGCTATGTCGACCGGCGGGGCAGAAGGCTCGAACCCCCGCTGGACAAGATCTTCGTGGTCATCCGCGAGGGCATCGAACGGCTGAGGAACCTCTCCCCGGCCCCCCTCGACCTCCGCATGGAGCCGGGACGCCATCTGGTCGCCGACCACGGCGCGATCAGGGCGCATGTCTCCCGGCTGACCGAACGACGGCAGCCGGACGGCGAGCGGGCGCGCTGGCTGTACCTGAGCTGCGGAAAGTTCAACGGCCTCTATGAGATGGACCAGTTGCGCTACCGGCTCGTCTTTCCCACTCACCCCGGCACGGAGTACGTGCCCGCGGTCGTCGCCGGTCCCACCTGCGACAGCGACGACGCCTACCCAACGGACCACCCGGTGCGCGTGCCCAGGGCCGCCGCGTCGGGCGACCCGGTCTGGGTGCTGTCCGCCGGTGCGTACGCCACCAGCTATATGACGCGGGGCTTCAACGGCTTCCGTCCGCTTCCGTACACCTGGACCGACGGCCACGGAAGGTCCTGAGCATGCGCATACGGACCATCGCCGACGCCGACTGGCCGGGCGTGGCGGCACTCGAAGCCGCCGTGTACGGGGGCAGTTCGCTGCTGGAGGGGCGGGCCGCGCTGGAGTCGCGGGGCCGCGCCTCACCGAGCACCTGCTTCGTGCTGGACCTCGACGACCGCATCGCGGGCTATGTGCTCGCGTTGTCGTATCCGGCCTTCCGTTACCCGGATCTGGGCCGTTCGGAGCGGAACGTCTTCCGCTCGCCCAATCTCCATCTGCACGACCTCGCCGTCGCCGAGCAGCTGCGCGGCAGGGGGTGGGGCAGCGCCCTCCTGCGCCAACTCACCGTCGCGGCAAGGTCGCAGAGGTATCGGCGGATCTCCCTGATCGCGGTCGGCGGCATGGAGACCTTCTGGTCCGCACACGGCTACCTCACGCACCGCGAGGTCCAACTCCCCCCGAGCTACGGCAAGAACGCGGTCTACATGTCGACGGCACTGCACGGTGCCGAAGCAACGACTCGCAGAAAGCAGGCTGATGTCCGTGTTCCGCGTCCCTAGCGAGTTCCACCGCACGCAATTCGCGATCGCGGCGCTCTTCTGCTTCCTCGGCTTCCAGTACGCCACCTGGGCCGCCCGGCTCCCCGCGCTCAAGACCCGGCTCGACATGACCGAGGAGGAGCTGGGCCTGCTGCTCATGGCCTGCGGTGCGGGCGCCGCTGCCTCGTTCCCGCTGGTCGCGGTACTGATGAGACGGCTCGGCTCCCGACGGCTGGCCCTCGTCTCCGCCCTGTGCCTCGGGGCGCTCCTGCTGGCGCTGTCCGCGGCCCCGAACTACCCGGTCGCGCTGGTGATCATCTGCCTGGACGGGGTCGCCGTAGGCTGCCTCAACGTCGCCATGAACGCGCAGGGCGCCGCCCTGGAGGCCCGCTACCAGCGGACCGCCATGGCGCAACTGCATGCCACCTTCAGCGCCGGATCCCTCGGCGCCGCGCTCCTGGCATCCGGCATCAACGTCCTGACCTCGGCCGTCACGGCACACTTCGCGGTGGCCGCCGTCATCCTGGTCCTCCTGCTCGGCTACGCACAGCCCCGCCTGCTGACCGACGAGCAGCAACAGCCGGAGGAAGAGAAGAAGACCCGTCGCCGAGGACTCGCCCTGCCGTCCGGGCTGACGCTGTGGATGGGCGGCGCCATGGCCTTCGGCACCGTGACCGAAGGCGCCATGAATGACTGGTCGGCGCTCTATATGGAGGACGTCGTCAAGGCGCCGGAGCACCTGGTGCCGATGGGCATCGCCGTCGTCTCGGTCGTGATGGTGCTGGCCCGCCTCATGGCCGACAGCTGGCGCAGCCGCTGGGGCGACGCCCGTATCGTCCGGCTCGGCAGCGCCCTGGCGGGCACCGGACTGGCCCTCGCCCTCCTGGCCGGCGGGGTGGTGCCCACCCTGATCGGATTCGCCTGCGTCGGCCTGGGTGTGGCAGCCGTCACACCATGCGTCTACGTCGCCGCTGCCGCCCGGGGCCCGGAGGCCCTGGCCCTGGTCGCCGCGACGGGCACCACCGGGCTGCTGGCGGGCCCGGCCCTGATCGGCTTCGTCGCCGGTGCCACCAGCCTGGTCTGGGGCATGGCGCTGGTCGCCGCCTCGGCCCTGGCGGTCTCCCTGTGCGCGACCCGGATCCGCTGGAACGCGCCCGCCGTCGAACCCGTGGAGGCGGCGAAGTAGAGCTCCGCGCACCCGGCCGCGGGCAGCGCATCCGACAGCCACCCCGAGCGAATCGTTAAAGTCGGACACAGCACAGGCGCGACGCACAGGCGTTCGAAATGAAAAAACCTGGTCGTTACCTGTTCTGGTTCAGCGTGCTTTTAGGGTGGTACTTGTGGCGCGATCGTTCGAGTCGTTTCAGAGTCCGGCGACGGCTGAGCCTGCCGATTCCGCCGGCTCGCCCCCCTGGGGCGCCGGCGGCTCCCAGCTGAGCGCGCTGCGCTCGGCGGCCGCCCGCATCGGCACCACCCTGGACGAGGACACCACCTGCGCCGAGCTGACCCAGGAGATCGCCGGACAGGTGGGAGCCGCGGTGGCGGTCCTGCGCGAGCGCGGCGAAGGCGACCCGGAGTACGACTGGGTCACCGGGAACCCGGAGATGCTGCCCGACGCCCGCTGGGCCGACGAGGTGGCCCGGAAGGCCGGCGAGAACGACGCCGTACGACTGACCTCCGGCGGCTCCCGGCCCGCCCTGTGCGTGCCCCTCGCCGTCAACGGCCACCGCTACGGCGTGCTGGTCTGCGCCCGGGAAGGGGCGCCCTTCACCCACGCCGAAGAGGAAGTCGTCGCGTTCCTGACCGAGCGCGCCGCCTCGAACATCCGGCACGCGCGCGAGCACGACGCGGTGAGCGGCATCGTCGGCAAGCTCCAGCGGGCCCTGCTCGCCGAACCCGGCCGCCCGCATCCCAACCTCGACGTCGCCATCCGCTATCTGCCCGTCGGACAGCGCGCCCTGGTCGGCGGCGACTGGTGCGAGACCGTACGGCTGCACTTCGGCCGTACGCTGCTCGTCGTCGGCGACGTCATGGGGCACGGCCTGGACGCCGCCGTCGACATGACGGCCTACCGCTCGGCCCTGCGCTACATAGCCTCCGCCGATCTGCCCCCGCACCGAGTGCTGCGCCAACTCGACGACATCGCCTCAGCGGAGCCCGACCGCCGCCCGGCCACCTGCCTCATCGCGCGCGTGGACCCCGTCCGCGGACTGGTCACCCTGGCCAGCGCCGGTCACCTGCCCCCGGCCGTGATCGACGGAGACGGCAAGGTCTCCCTGCTCCCGGTGCCGGTCGGCCCGCCCCTGGGCACCGGGCTCGGCGGCTACGAACCGGCCACCTACCGCCTCGACCCCTCCCAGGCGCTCATGCTCTTCACCGACGGCCTCGTCGAGCGCCGCGGCGAGGACATCGACCAGTCCCTGGACCGGCTGGCCAGGCTCAGCTTCTCGTCCGCCACCGGCGTCCAGGACGTCCTCGACACCGTGCTCGCCCGCCTCGACGCCCGGCACGCCGAGGACGACGTGGCGGTCCTGGCGGCCCGCCTCCAGCATCGCTCCGGGCCCACCTCCGACACCCAGTGGCCGTAGGGCGGCTCACAGCACCTTGCGGTGGACCAGCGCGGAGAGCATGAGCACGCCGGGTATGAGGGGCAGCCAGACCGTCAGCACGCGGTAGCCGATCACGGTCGCCGTGGCCGGTGCCAGGGCGGCGCCGAAGGCGACCATCGTGAACACCAGCGCCGCGTCCACCGGACCGATCCCGCCCGGCGCCGGGACCGCCCCGACCGCCGTACTGGCGGCGAGAAACGCGAACACCATCTGCGCCCACGACAGC of the Streptomyces sp. NBC_00287 genome contains:
- a CDS encoding DUF6271 family protein — protein: MISAIGQEANHAARHFDVDVHLLILDSCDERTYAEHARVVAGLDPAPNVTVHHLDEARQRDFLRTVIDRARLPKPDLMLDLMLPADVSYGACTNRAFLIAAALGCRSVHRRDSDANYQAWKGSQAFPVHPELTSLGKRAAEASAGVSETDLDPAYTDRPVSMVGGSFIGEPSVDLGEMRRLDAAVHDNVVSLWAPGHWSDEQKRQLVEESFTGAGTAPYTGDHSTLTLVDPMRVDMCNIAFDSRVYERLPLPPARNTIGSDYFLIHLVHDATLPGVLHNRHIENFHTPERRADAGFMAYQTRFVKFLLSMLYFHFVYDRMAAAGASLLDDRQQVRAEAVAELLWESTELDRAENEWRLERVDSAYRKLGGRYARFAEALAPRRARLLDEARQDIEDFALLAEAWGPLVRASRDTGVVT
- a CDS encoding PP2C family protein-serine/threonine phosphatase — its product is MARSFESFQSPATAEPADSAGSPPWGAGGSQLSALRSAAARIGTTLDEDTTCAELTQEIAGQVGAAVAVLRERGEGDPEYDWVTGNPEMLPDARWADEVARKAGENDAVRLTSGGSRPALCVPLAVNGHRYGVLVCAREGAPFTHAEEEVVAFLTERAASNIRHAREHDAVSGIVGKLQRALLAEPGRPHPNLDVAIRYLPVGQRALVGGDWCETVRLHFGRTLLVVGDVMGHGLDAAVDMTAYRSALRYIASADLPPHRVLRQLDDIASAEPDRRPATCLIARVDPVRGLVTLASAGHLPPAVIDGDGKVSLLPVPVGPPLGTGLGGYEPATYRLDPSQALMLFTDGLVERRGEDIDQSLDRLARLSFSSATGVQDVLDTVLARLDARHAEDDVAVLAARLQHRSGPTSDTQWP
- a CDS encoding type III PLP-dependent enzyme; protein product: MSGRLSPRLRAALAAAAEDRIVFDLDGIAAQYDELVRELPGLDVRFAVKACPLDEVLTRLADQGAGFDAASPGEIALALRTGVPVDRIHYGNTVKSDTDIAEAHRLGIRDFATDSIEDVAAIAAHAPGSRVFCRLATSGEGALWGLSRKFGCSGEDAVRVLEAARAAGLTPAGLSLHVGSQQMTTRAWRQAFDSLAEVLEALHRRGIVPDHVNLGGGLPALGYVDRRGRRLEPPLDKIFVVIREGIERLRNLSPAPLDLRMEPGRHLVADHGAIRAHVSRLTERRQPDGERARWLYLSCGKFNGLYEMDQLRYRLVFPTHPGTEYVPAVVAGPTCDSDDAYPTDHPVRVPRAAASGDPVWVLSAGAYATSYMTRGFNGFRPLPYTWTDGHGRS
- a CDS encoding MFS transporter, with protein sequence MSVFRVPSEFHRTQFAIAALFCFLGFQYATWAARLPALKTRLDMTEEELGLLLMACGAGAAASFPLVAVLMRRLGSRRLALVSALCLGALLLALSAAPNYPVALVIICLDGVAVGCLNVAMNAQGAALEARYQRTAMAQLHATFSAGSLGAALLASGINVLTSAVTAHFAVAAVILVLLLGYAQPRLLTDEQQQPEEEKKTRRRGLALPSGLTLWMGGAMAFGTVTEGAMNDWSALYMEDVVKAPEHLVPMGIAVVSVVMVLARLMADSWRSRWGDARIVRLGSALAGTGLALALLAGGVVPTLIGFACVGLGVAAVTPCVYVAAAARGPEALALVAATGTTGLLAGPALIGFVAGATSLVWGMALVAASALAVSLCATRIRWNAPAVEPVEAAK
- a CDS encoding GNAT family N-acetyltransferase — translated: MRIRTIADADWPGVAALEAAVYGGSSLLEGRAALESRGRASPSTCFVLDLDDRIAGYVLALSYPAFRYPDLGRSERNVFRSPNLHLHDLAVAEQLRGRGWGSALLRQLTVAARSQRYRRISLIAVGGMETFWSAHGYLTHREVQLPPSYGKNAVYMSTALHGAEATTRRKQADVRVPRP
- a CDS encoding phytanoyl-CoA dioxygenase family protein, producing the protein MHYLHRAASNRPYFSADAETYLSPTPLRKIEKTRPLRVLSEEDFAFWQTYGYVVVREAISPAAAQRLLEFAWDFQGLDPDRPETWYEEREFRSDLDRDLYVYGFVEAYHHQLIWDSRQTQRVHDAFVDVWDCEELWVTLDRLNLNPPNIKNRSRSLIEPTDEGFDIELHWDVDTTLEVLPQRVQGIIALNDTAPELGGFQCVPELFRQFDQWRVAQPAARDPIRPAIDRRDFPLVRPDLRAGDLLIFNGLLAHGVAPNSGGSVRAVQYLSMMPALEEHEELKRSRVDSWRTLSTPDWNGTLLGDAVRHESLRYGAATLNSLGRKVLGLDSWGAR
- a CDS encoding copper homeostasis protein CutC, which gives rise to MAILEVVVTSAEEALVAVAGGADRLELAADMEADGMTPSLAEFVRTREAVGVPLRVMLRDKGGFQAADLDELRAEAAALRAAGAEEFVLGFLNPDGAPDLPAVRAVLDAVDGCRWTFHRAVDHAADRTAVRRAIEGLPGLDTVLSAGSATGVAAGLDTLLAEADRQGEPGYTMAVMAGGGLTAEHVPALRARGVDAFHVGTSVRRRGWDSPVDPAAVRRWQRVIEAARNDAG
- a CDS encoding HAD family hydrolase, giving the protein MYTAALFDLDGTLIDTEPRSHEAWSRLFRNHGVPYDEATIKGFAGRPGREALHDHLPRFPGHTADELFAEALGYTTLPDMPPVKAVPGALELVVRLKGLGVPLGLVTSGTREYARHELGAVGALGFFDVLVTSDDVSRGKPDPEGCLKCCAALGVEPSTVVVFEDAPAGVAAAKSAGADCVAITSTQSPEALAAADLIVPDLTGVSWPPQISSSSEG
- a CDS encoding HIT family protein is translated as MAAECVFCDIVAGRLHAEILFEDERTVAFLDNTAVMEGHTLVIPKQHAADIWAVSEDDAAAVMRTVHRMAAVLDGVLEPDGMTLFQANRPAGWQDVFHLHVHLVPRLDSDHLHRPWYVDRADPAALARTRHRILAP